The Calditerrivibrio nitroreducens DSM 19672 genome window below encodes:
- the uvrB gene encoding excinuclease ABC subunit UvrB, which translates to MKFKLVSNYTPQGDQPEAIRQIVENFRSGIDRQVLLGVTGSGKTFTMANVIQELNVPTLIIAHNKTLAAQLYGEFKEFFPDNAVEYFVSYYDYYQPEAYIPQTDTYIEKDSSINDDIDKMRHSATRSLLERRDVIIIASVSCIYGLGSPEAYYGMLVSVEVGEERVIDEILAKLVEIKYERNEIDFHRGTFRVKGDVIEVFPSHESDLAYRIEFFGDEIDRISEFDPITGKTLYTRNKVAIYPNTHYVTTKVTIEQAIKEIERDLKNSVVKFEQQQKLLEAQRLQQRVMFDLEMIKETGYCTGIENYSRYFDGRLPGTPPPTLMSYLPKDALVIIDESHITVPQIRGMYNGDRSRKMTLVEYGFRLPAALDNRPLKFEEFNQIAKKILYVSATPSEYELEDSKGVVVEQIIRPTGLMDPEVEIRPAKNQVDDLIGEAYKVISRGERVLVTTLTKRMAEDLTRYMKDLGFSVEYLHSDIDTLDRVKILRDLRLGKIDILIGINLLREGLDLPEVSLVAVLNADKEGFLRSERSLIQTIGRAARNVNGKAIFYADRITESIKKAVEETARRRKKQLQYNQEHGITPETIKSEIKNILESIYEKDYFEYDIEEFGIKSDGNIEKQIAELEKEMYKAAESLNFEKAARIRDIILEYKAR; encoded by the coding sequence ATGAAGTTCAAATTGGTTTCCAATTACACCCCTCAGGGTGATCAGCCAGAGGCGATCAGACAGATAGTGGAAAATTTTAGATCCGGAATAGATCGTCAGGTACTTTTGGGGGTGACTGGTTCTGGAAAGACTTTTACTATGGCTAATGTGATACAGGAGCTTAATGTTCCCACTTTAATAATTGCCCACAATAAGACTCTTGCGGCTCAGCTATATGGTGAATTTAAGGAATTTTTTCCGGATAATGCAGTGGAGTATTTTGTAAGCTACTACGATTACTATCAACCGGAGGCTTATATACCCCAGACGGACACATATATTGAAAAAGATTCATCCATCAATGATGATATTGATAAGATGAGACACTCAGCCACAAGAAGTTTGTTGGAGAGGAGAGATGTAATTATTATTGCAAGTGTATCATGTATATATGGTTTAGGTTCTCCGGAAGCTTATTATGGTATGCTTGTTTCTGTTGAGGTGGGTGAGGAAAGAGTTATAGATGAAATACTTGCTAAGCTTGTGGAGATAAAGTATGAGCGGAACGAAATAGATTTTCATAGGGGTACCTTCAGGGTAAAGGGGGATGTGATAGAGGTTTTCCCCTCCCATGAAAGTGACCTTGCTTACAGAATAGAATTTTTTGGGGACGAGATAGATAGAATATCTGAATTTGACCCTATAACTGGCAAAACATTATACACAAGGAATAAAGTTGCAATTTATCCAAATACTCACTATGTGACTACAAAGGTGACGATCGAGCAAGCCATTAAAGAAATAGAAAGGGATTTGAAGAACAGTGTGGTGAAGTTTGAACAGCAGCAGAAACTCCTGGAAGCCCAGAGGTTGCAACAGAGGGTGATGTTTGATCTTGAGATGATAAAAGAGACAGGGTACTGTACCGGCATTGAAAATTACTCAAGGTATTTCGATGGGAGATTACCTGGAACCCCTCCTCCCACATTGATGAGTTATCTGCCAAAAGATGCTCTTGTGATAATCGATGAATCCCACATAACCGTACCACAGATTAGAGGTATGTACAATGGTGATAGATCAAGAAAGATGACATTGGTGGAGTATGGTTTCAGATTGCCGGCGGCGCTGGATAACAGGCCATTGAAATTTGAAGAGTTTAATCAGATAGCAAAAAAGATTTTGTATGTTAGTGCCACACCATCCGAGTATGAGCTGGAGGATTCAAAAGGTGTAGTGGTGGAGCAGATTATACGCCCCACAGGACTTATGGATCCGGAAGTGGAAATCAGACCTGCCAAAAATCAAGTGGATGACCTTATTGGGGAGGCATATAAAGTTATAAGTAGGGGAGAGAGAGTACTGGTAACTACCTTGACGAAAAGAATGGCGGAAGATCTCACTCGGTATATGAAGGATCTTGGTTTTAGCGTTGAGTATCTGCATTCTGATATAGATACCCTTGATAGGGTAAAGATTTTAAGGGATTTAAGATTGGGAAAGATTGACATACTCATAGGAATCAATCTTCTCAGGGAAGGGTTGGATCTACCTGAGGTTTCTCTTGTGGCGGTCTTGAATGCTGATAAAGAGGGATTTTTAAGATCAGAACGGTCACTTATTCAAACGATTGGTAGAGCAGCCCGAAATGTAAATGGAAAAGCTATCTTTTATGCGGATAGAATCACAGAATCTATCAAAAAAGCGGTGGAGGAGACGGCAAGAAGAAGAAAAAAACAGCTTCAGTACAATCAAGAACATGGTATAACGCCGGAAACAATTAAAAGTGAAATTAAAAATATATTGGAGTCTATTTACGAAAAAGATTATTTTGAGTACGATATTGAAGAATTTGGTATAAAGTCTGATGGTAATATTGAAAAACAGATTGCAGAGCTTGAAAAAGAGATGTATAAGGCAGCAGAATCCCTCAATTTTGAAAAAGCTGCCAGAATAAGGGATATTATTTTAGAGTACAAGGCGAGGTAG
- a CDS encoding penicillin-binding protein 1A — protein MKEFFIKHQKKIFIFMGLSLLSGLAILGYLFFIISDLPSVAQLKNFKYKVPTYVYDRNGNQIAELGVERRIPVKIDKIPKNLINALVSVEDSRFFTHGGVDFIGVLRAMFSNIKAGRVVEGGSTLTQQLVKVIYLTPERKFKRKIKEAVLAYKIDKYLTKEEILEIYLNQVYFGKGSYGVESAALNYFGKHVWELNLYECAMIAGIPKAPGIYSPSSNFVKSMERMKHVLARMLEEGYITKDEYNNIIVPTIISEQTSPNKKNYAGYFVDYILNEIKNEMKLTDLNDLGYKIYTTLDLDMQLKAEEAVRNGLMSVNMRQGYFGVLAKGDDPSFGEKLKKVAYLSEYGIYPAKVKSVEKDTIIFSLGDKEGILKLSENRWAYPNGSRLGQLVDFKTIINTGDYILVKKTEKGYLLTQEPKIEGALLAIIPKTGDILAMVGGFDYRKSYFNRAYQSKRQVGSLFKPFVYTAAVDSGYNSTTLVYDAPIMLESGEKGKYWTPQNFDRQYYGFTTVKDALTTSKNVVSVKIAEKIGIKKIKEFAKDRFGINSELANDLSISIGSASISLMEMVYAYALFPNMGKSVKPYAVKKVVDDNGNTIYEKSPVEGEQKIRSAVIHIMNEMLMNVVEDGTAQAAKSVPRMVAGKTGTTNDYKDAWFIGYTPDIVVGSWVGFDEFIPIGRGETGGRAALPIWVSFMNSVISKIPYNIFPASPDVVYYKVDSNTNKKTEDIVDDFKFEPFIEEPKENDVIN, from the coding sequence ATGAAAGAGTTTTTCATTAAGCATCAAAAAAAGATATTTATATTTATGGGGTTGTCTTTATTATCCGGTCTTGCCATTTTGGGTTATCTTTTTTTTATAATTAGTGATCTACCCTCTGTTGCTCAGCTAAAAAATTTTAAGTACAAAGTACCCACGTATGTATATGATAGAAATGGCAACCAGATTGCAGAACTTGGTGTGGAAAGGAGAATTCCGGTAAAAATAGACAAAATTCCCAAAAATCTCATAAATGCATTGGTTTCTGTTGAGGATTCACGTTTTTTTACACATGGGGGTGTGGATTTTATCGGAGTTTTGCGTGCTATGTTCTCTAATATTAAAGCAGGAAGAGTTGTGGAAGGGGGTAGTACACTAACACAGCAACTTGTCAAGGTAATTTACCTTACTCCGGAGAGAAAGTTTAAAAGAAAGATAAAAGAGGCCGTATTAGCATACAAAATAGATAAGTATCTTACCAAAGAGGAGATTTTGGAAATATATCTTAATCAGGTCTATTTTGGTAAGGGGTCATATGGTGTTGAATCTGCCGCTCTGAATTACTTCGGTAAACATGTTTGGGAGCTTAATCTCTATGAGTGTGCAATGATAGCTGGTATTCCGAAAGCCCCTGGCATATATTCCCCCAGTTCGAATTTTGTTAAATCTATGGAAAGGATGAAGCATGTTCTGGCAAGGATGCTTGAAGAAGGATACATAACAAAAGATGAATACAACAATATAATAGTACCCACCATCATTTCAGAACAAACATCCCCAAATAAGAAAAATTATGCCGGGTATTTTGTGGATTATATATTAAATGAAATAAAAAATGAAATGAAACTTACGGATCTAAATGATTTGGGTTATAAAATATATACCACACTTGACCTTGATATGCAGCTGAAAGCTGAAGAGGCTGTGAGAAATGGATTGATGTCTGTAAATATGAGGCAGGGGTATTTTGGGGTTCTGGCTAAAGGGGATGATCCATCTTTTGGGGAGAAATTAAAAAAGGTCGCTTATCTTTCTGAATATGGTATATATCCAGCTAAAGTAAAATCTGTTGAAAAAGATACCATAATTTTTAGTTTGGGTGATAAAGAGGGAATCTTAAAGCTCAGCGAAAATAGATGGGCTTACCCCAATGGTTCAAGATTAGGTCAACTTGTTGATTTTAAAACGATTATTAATACTGGTGATTATATTTTGGTAAAAAAGACAGAAAAAGGTTATCTATTGACTCAAGAACCGAAAATAGAAGGTGCCTTGTTGGCAATTATTCCCAAAACTGGTGATATATTGGCAATGGTGGGTGGGTTTGATTATAGAAAATCGTATTTTAATAGAGCTTATCAGTCCAAGAGACAGGTGGGGAGTCTCTTTAAACCATTTGTTTATACTGCTGCCGTTGATAGTGGATATAATTCCACCACTTTAGTTTATGATGCCCCGATTATGCTTGAAAGCGGTGAAAAGGGGAAGTATTGGACTCCACAGAATTTCGATCGTCAATATTATGGGTTCACCACAGTTAAAGATGCTCTAACCACTTCAAAAAATGTTGTAAGTGTTAAGATTGCTGAAAAGATTGGTATAAAGAAGATAAAAGAGTTTGCTAAGGATAGATTTGGCATCAATTCAGAATTGGCTAACGATCTTTCCATAAGTATAGGATCTGCTTCTATATCTCTGATGGAGATGGTGTATGCTTATGCACTGTTTCCAAATATGGGTAAAAGTGTAAAGCCTTACGCCGTTAAAAAGGTTGTGGATGATAATGGTAATACAATATACGAAAAATCTCCTGTTGAGGGGGAACAAAAGATAAGAAGCGCCGTGATACATATAATGAATGAGATGTTGATGAATGTCGTGGAGGATGGTACAGCTCAGGCGGCTAAGTCTGTGCCCAGAATGGTTGCCGGCAAGACGGGTACCACAAATGATTATAAAGATGCATGGTTTATAGGGTATACCCCTGATATAGTTGTTGGTAGCTGGGTGGGTTTTGATGAATTTATTCCGATCGGTAGGGGAGAAACAGGAGGAAGGGCAGCACTGCCGATATGGGTATCGTTTATGAATTCTGTTATTTCAAAGATACCGTATAATATTTTTCCTGCATCTCCTGATGTGGTTTATTACAAGGTGGATTCGAATACAAACAAAAAGACTGAAGATATTGTGGATGACTTCAAGTTTGAGCCTTTTATTGAAGAACCGAAGGAGAATGACGTTATAAATTAA
- a CDS encoding two-component system sensor histidine kinase NtrB — translation MNNIDDLDFLKIGKFVERDNELSPVNNYAEHILNIFSLKLSEEPVRFLKRAVENRNKFFMVSGMKYSVDRCGEFFYVKDITEYFEDIDHVVDLMSLQHEIKNPLTVIDGAAQILQIKIKDGFVYNTAGKILKESKRIQNILDEISLLHRDLSYDYINIRDIIDELVESIKISHPDSDVIVEIDTDISEFLGDRKLLYIALFNILKNSCEAKRDTSIRISLSLDSSVKVRKKVGSKAFKMLKIVINDISGGITNEHLEKIFTPFFTTKSKGSGLGLFISKSIIEKHDGRIYVNTIYGYGTNFIILIPYRIGGEND, via the coding sequence ATGAATAATATCGATGATCTTGATTTTTTAAAGATAGGCAAGTTTGTGGAAAGAGATAACGAGCTTTCTCCAGTAAACAACTATGCTGAGCATATTTTAAATATATTTTCACTCAAATTATCTGAGGAACCTGTAAGGTTTTTAAAAAGAGCTGTGGAAAATAGGAATAAATTTTTTATGGTTTCTGGTATGAAATATAGTGTGGATAGGTGTGGGGAATTTTTTTACGTGAAAGATATAACAGAATACTTTGAAGACATTGATCATGTGGTGGATCTTATGTCGTTACAACATGAAATTAAAAATCCTTTAACAGTAATAGATGGTGCCGCCCAGATACTACAGATCAAAATTAAAGATGGTTTTGTGTACAATACTGCTGGTAAAATTTTAAAAGAGAGTAAAAGGATTCAGAATATACTGGATGAGATATCATTATTGCATAGAGATTTGAGTTATGACTATATAAATATCAGAGATATTATTGATGAACTTGTGGAATCTATTAAAATATCTCACCCTGATTCAGATGTTATAGTGGAGATAGACACTGATATTTCAGAATTTTTGGGGGATAGAAAGTTGCTTTATATAGCATTATTTAATATATTGAAAAATAGTTGCGAAGCAAAAAGGGATACGAGCATAAGGATCTCTTTATCTCTGGATTCTTCGGTAAAAGTCCGAAAAAAAGTTGGAAGTAAGGCATTTAAAATGCTAAAAATTGTCATAAATGATATATCTGGTGGTATAACTAATGAACATCTGGAGAAAATTTTTACCCCTTTTTTTACAACTAAAAGTAAAGGGAGTGGGCTGGGTCTTTTTATATCCAAGAGTATAATTGAAAAACATGACGGTAGGATTTATGTTAACACTATATATGGTTATGGCACAAATTTTATTATTTTGATCCCTTACAGAATTGGAGGAGAAAATGATTAA
- a CDS encoding sigma-54-dependent transcriptional regulator: MIKVLILDDEDNILWLLKEGLEDRSISVITCSDSITAEGYLSKDIIDVCIVDIFLDGETGLSLVKKWSSRYKNTKFIMITAQNTSSNVIEAMNIGAIDFFSKPFDVREVKSRILDILDKKIVDTGMEDYLDYDYQTYSKKMLDVYKLVGKVARTDISVLITGETGTGKEIIANMIHEKSSRNSHPFVAVNVASIPKDLIESELFGHVKGSFTGALADKKGKFEEADRGTIFLDEIGEMELSLQSKILRVLQNREISKVGSNKTIKLDVRIIAATNKDLEKMVREGLFREDLFYRLNVVEVHLPPLRDRKEDIPILVAHFLKKYSYIKSTQFKVDEKVLELFRKYNWPGNIRELENVIQYAIVNSNKNSITVDDLPEKIKSVRMLDDGDSLSDRLYELSKHLIDYSQITGSFNAYSEYLKIVERPLLMASLETTNWNKSEAAKILGINRNTLRTRIKELNIDEQKKS, from the coding sequence ATGATTAAAGTTTTGATTCTGGATGATGAGGACAACATACTATGGCTACTAAAAGAGGGGCTGGAAGACAGGTCGATATCTGTTATTACATGTAGTGACTCTATAACTGCGGAAGGGTATCTCTCGAAAGATATTATAGATGTATGTATTGTGGATATCTTTCTGGATGGGGAAACGGGTCTTTCTTTAGTCAAAAAATGGAGCAGTAGATATAAAAATACCAAATTTATAATGATTACAGCTCAAAATACCAGCAGCAACGTTATAGAAGCCATGAACATAGGTGCTATCGATTTTTTCTCAAAACCATTCGATGTTAGGGAGGTAAAAAGTAGGATTCTTGATATTTTGGATAAGAAGATTGTGGATACAGGGATGGAAGATTACTTAGATTACGACTATCAGACTTATTCAAAGAAGATGCTGGATGTTTATAAATTGGTTGGCAAAGTGGCGAGGACTGATATTAGTGTCTTAATCACAGGTGAGACAGGTACCGGTAAAGAGATTATTGCCAATATGATACACGAAAAAAGTAGTAGAAATTCTCACCCGTTTGTTGCGGTTAATGTTGCATCAATCCCCAAGGATCTTATTGAGAGTGAACTATTTGGACATGTAAAGGGTTCTTTTACTGGTGCATTGGCTGACAAAAAGGGTAAATTTGAAGAGGCAGATAGGGGGACTATCTTTCTTGATGAAATAGGAGAAATGGAGCTCTCCCTACAGTCAAAAATCTTAAGGGTTTTGCAAAATAGAGAGATCTCTAAGGTGGGTTCAAATAAGACGATAAAGCTCGATGTGAGGATTATTGCTGCCACAAACAAAGACCTTGAAAAGATGGTCAGGGAAGGGCTTTTTAGGGAGGATCTTTTTTACAGGCTTAATGTGGTGGAGGTTCACCTACCACCTTTGAGAGATAGGAAGGAAGATATACCTATTCTGGTGGCACATTTCTTAAAAAAATATAGTTATATAAAATCAACACAATTTAAAGTGGATGAAAAGGTATTGGAGCTTTTTAGAAAGTATAACTGGCCTGGTAATATAAGAGAACTTGAGAATGTTATACAGTATGCAATTGTTAACTCGAATAAAAACTCAATAACAGTTGATGATCTCCCTGAAAAGATTAAGTCAGTTAGGATGTTAGACGATGGTGATTCCCTCAGCGATAGATTATACGAACTATCAAAACATCTTATAGACTATTCCCAGATTACTGGCAGTTTTAATGCCTATTCCGAATATCTAAAAATCGTGGAAAGACCACTTTTGATGGCATCACTTGAAACGACAAACTGGAATAAATCTGAGGCAGCAAAGATTTTGGGTATAAATAGAAATACGTTAAGAACACGAATAAAGGAGCTTAATATAGATGAGCAGAAAAAAAGTTAA
- the rnr gene encoding ribonuclease R: MSRKKVKHKKKIKDNQQFLVGKVDMAADGYGFFIPDDPKEKDIFIPKNKLNGASHKDKVKVVIEYFRGKKEARVVEILERGYSKIVGRVEKSRFFAYVVPFVKRFGFDIYIPKKYSEELKDDDVVICEITKYPEKSKNPEGKIIKILGNLNDKGIENEIVIEKYEIRREFPKSVRKNLARDSFELFKNPGKRTDFRDLFTVTIDGETARDFDDAISIQRLENGYKLFVHIADVSHFVRPDSRLDKEAYRRGTSIYFPEFAIPMLPEELSNDLCSLRPGEERLTITVEIDYDEKGNRIDSNFYQSVIKSDYRLTYNYVNSIIEGYEKTDDLRLISLIDTGLSLLDKLIQRRKNDGMIDFDLPEVEFYFDENGDMVDIKPLERKISHRLIEFFMIEANEAVAEFLEKAYDRGMFRVHGSPDPEKLQEFVTICHIYGIEVGELVVDDPKSIQSLSEKIANSKFSYLLSSMLVRTMQKAIYSPDNTGHFGLSSTCYTHFTSPIRRYPDLVVHRLLKKKLFGYFFDFDEDYLDAAAINSSRMEQMAEEAEREIHLYKKLKFLQSHIDATFDAFINRLTPNGIFIYLEKFLLTGFIPIENMLDDEYYYLDNQNMFIGKRRKKRLKLGDRISVKLSRVNYDHLEADFFLVELGGK; the protein is encoded by the coding sequence ATGAGCAGAAAAAAAGTTAAACATAAAAAAAAGATTAAAGATAACCAGCAGTTTTTAGTAGGTAAAGTTGATATGGCGGCGGATGGATATGGTTTTTTCATCCCCGATGACCCAAAAGAAAAAGATATCTTCATACCTAAAAATAAGCTCAACGGTGCATCACATAAGGATAAGGTAAAGGTTGTTATCGAATATTTCAGAGGGAAGAAAGAAGCAAGGGTGGTGGAGATATTAGAGAGAGGATACAGTAAAATTGTAGGTAGAGTAGAAAAGTCGAGATTTTTTGCTTATGTTGTCCCTTTTGTAAAACGTTTTGGGTTTGACATATATATACCAAAAAAATATTCTGAAGAACTGAAAGATGATGATGTTGTTATATGTGAAATAACAAAATATCCGGAAAAATCGAAAAACCCGGAAGGTAAGATTATAAAGATCCTTGGTAATTTAAATGATAAAGGGATAGAAAATGAGATTGTAATAGAAAAGTATGAGATAAGAAGAGAGTTTCCTAAATCTGTTAGAAAAAATCTCGCAAGGGACTCTTTCGAGCTTTTTAAAAATCCCGGCAAAAGAACAGATTTTCGAGATCTTTTTACTGTTACGATCGATGGGGAAACCGCAAGAGATTTTGATGATGCTATATCTATTCAGAGGCTGGAAAATGGGTATAAGCTTTTTGTCCATATAGCAGATGTATCACATTTCGTAAGGCCAGATTCCAGGCTCGATAAAGAGGCTTATCGAAGAGGCACGAGTATCTATTTCCCCGAGTTTGCCATACCGATGCTGCCGGAAGAGCTGTCCAACGACCTTTGTAGTTTAAGGCCCGGGGAGGAAAGGTTAACCATTACCGTTGAAATAGATTATGATGAAAAGGGTAACAGGATCGACTCTAATTTTTATCAATCTGTAATAAAAAGTGATTACAGGCTTACTTATAATTATGTGAACAGTATTATCGAAGGTTACGAAAAGACTGATGATCTACGTCTTATAAGCCTTATAGATACCGGACTTTCTTTGCTGGATAAATTGATACAAAGGAGAAAAAATGATGGTATGATCGATTTTGACCTGCCTGAAGTTGAATTTTATTTCGATGAAAATGGTGATATGGTGGATATCAAGCCTCTTGAAAGAAAAATTTCCCATCGTTTGATTGAATTTTTTATGATAGAGGCAAATGAGGCCGTAGCAGAATTTCTGGAAAAAGCTTATGATAGAGGGATGTTTAGAGTTCATGGTTCACCAGATCCAGAAAAATTACAGGAGTTTGTAACAATATGTCATATCTACGGTATTGAAGTGGGGGAACTTGTGGTTGATGATCCCAAATCTATACAATCCCTTTCTGAAAAGATTGCCAATTCAAAGTTTAGTTATCTACTCAGCTCTATGCTCGTAAGAACAATGCAAAAGGCTATCTACTCACCGGATAACACAGGGCATTTTGGCCTTTCTTCCACCTGTTATACCCACTTTACCAGCCCCATAAGAAGATACCCTGATCTTGTGGTTCATAGATTATTAAAGAAAAAGCTATTCGGGTATTTTTTTGATTTTGATGAAGATTATCTTGATGCTGCTGCCATAAATTCATCAAGGATGGAGCAGATGGCGGAAGAGGCTGAGCGGGAGATACACCTTTATAAAAAACTTAAGTTTCTTCAATCTCATATCGATGCTACTTTTGATGCTTTCATCAATAGACTTACCCCTAATGGAATATTCATATATCTTGAAAAATTTTTACTCACAGGTTTTATCCCTATAGAAAATATGCTGGATGATGAATATTATTATCTGGATAATCAGAATATGTTTATAGGTAAGAGGAGAAAAAAGAGGTTAAAGCTTGGGGATAGAATATCGGTAAAACTTTCACGGGTAAATTATGATCACCTGGAAGCAGATTTTTTTCTGGTGGAGTTGGGGGGTAAATAA
- a CDS encoding LeuA family protein: MRKIFFDDTTLRDGEQTPGVIFRINDKLKIVSALEKLNVDEIEAGFPASGSYAMKSFEAIMNLNPRARIIAFNRCKIEDIEKSISAGAKAVEISLPVSDIHIQKKLNKDRKWIIENLKRVITYCKEKELYVSVGGEDSSRAEPSFLTRYFKTAQEYGADRVRLCDTVGILNPFNTFLLVSRIKKHLKIPVEFHGHNDLGMVTANTFAAVEAGADYVNTTILGLGERAGNCPLEEIAMILFLSKKYHINLILEYITEVCNILSEISGFKIPKNKPIVGGNTFCHESGMHADGILKNPQLYEPFDPEILKRERKITFGPTSGRANLLYLLGKNGANLSKKDLPFSVVEKLKYDIV, from the coding sequence ATGAGAAAAATATTTTTCGATGATACCACTTTAAGAGATGGTGAACAAACACCCGGTGTGATATTTAGAATTAATGATAAATTAAAAATTGTCAGTGCATTAGAAAAACTTAATGTAGATGAAATCGAAGCAGGGTTTCCAGCCTCTGGAAGTTATGCCATGAAATCTTTTGAAGCAATCATGAATCTGAACCCCCGGGCAAGGATTATAGCGTTTAACAGGTGTAAAATTGAAGATATTGAAAAATCTATCTCTGCCGGAGCAAAAGCCGTAGAGATATCCCTACCTGTTTCAGATATTCATATACAGAAAAAATTAAATAAAGATAGAAAATGGATTATTGAAAATTTAAAAAGGGTTATCACATATTGTAAGGAAAAAGAGCTTTACGTATCTGTCGGAGGGGAGGATAGTTCAAGGGCTGAACCCTCGTTTCTAACCAGATATTTTAAAACTGCACAAGAATACGGAGCTGACAGAGTAAGGTTATGTGACACTGTAGGAATATTAAATCCTTTCAACACTTTTTTATTGGTTTCCCGAATCAAAAAACATTTAAAAATACCTGTTGAGTTTCACGGTCACAATGATCTTGGAATGGTAACAGCTAACACTTTTGCGGCTGTAGAAGCAGGTGCAGACTATGTAAACACTACCATTTTAGGTCTTGGTGAAAGAGCAGGAAATTGTCCCCTTGAAGAAATCGCTATGATCTTATTCTTATCAAAAAAATATCATATAAACCTCATTTTAGAGTACATCACCGAAGTTTGTAATATTTTATCAGAGATATCAGGATTCAAAATCCCCAAAAATAAACCTATCGTTGGTGGAAATACCTTTTGTCATGAATCGGGGATGCATGCAGATGGAATTTTAAAAAATCCTCAGCTCTATGAGCCTTTTGATCCCGAAATATTAAAGAGAGAAAGAAAAATTACCTTCGGGCCTACGAGCGGGAGAGCTAACCTCCTTTACCTTTTAGGGAAAAACGGTGCAAATCTTTCCAAGAAAGACCTGCCTTTTTCAGTTGTTGAAAAATTAAAATATGATATTGTTTAA
- the nifB gene encoding nitrogenase cofactor biosynthesis protein NifB, with translation MNCTILKPELKDSIKERIKDHPCFCEKAHTKYSRMHLAVAPKCNIQCNYCNRKFDCVNESRPGVTSKVLTPEEAFERFKCVKSKINDLTVVGIAGPGDPLANIENTMKTFELIRNYSNNIRLCLSTNGLMLPYYIKDLVKLGVEHITITINTVDEKIGSKIYRFIKFNGKTYKGVEASEILYDRQLEGLRMAVSMGLIVKINTVLIPGINDANIPDISRMIKREGGFIHNIIPLINPADNSTYFAKEKVREPEAKEIEFARFQATLELGSISMVMKHCKQCRADAVGKLNEDYEI, from the coding sequence ATGAACTGTACTATATTAAAACCGGAACTAAAAGATAGCATAAAAGAAAGAATAAAAGATCACCCCTGCTTTTGTGAAAAAGCACATACTAAGTATTCAAGGATGCATCTGGCGGTTGCTCCGAAGTGCAATATCCAGTGCAATTACTGCAATAGAAAATTTGATTGTGTAAATGAATCAAGACCGGGTGTTACCAGTAAAGTTTTGACTCCTGAAGAGGCGTTTGAACGTTTTAAGTGTGTAAAAAGTAAAATAAATGATCTTACCGTAGTGGGGATTGCAGGGCCGGGTGATCCTCTCGCCAATATCGAAAATACGATGAAAACATTTGAGCTTATAAGAAATTATTCGAATAATATTAGACTTTGCCTCAGTACAAATGGATTAATGCTTCCCTATTATATAAAAGACCTGGTTAAGCTGGGTGTTGAACATATAACCATCACAATAAATACCGTTGATGAAAAAATAGGCAGTAAAATCTACAGGTTTATAAAATTCAATGGAAAAACATATAAAGGTGTAGAAGCAAGTGAAATATTATATGATAGACAGTTAGAAGGTTTAAGGATGGCTGTTTCCATGGGGTTAATTGTTAAGATAAATACAGTTTTGATACCTGGCATAAATGATGCTAATATCCCTGATATAAGCAGGATGATAAAAAGGGAAGGTGGTTTTATACATAACATTATCCCTCTCATAAATCCTGCTGATAATTCAACTTATTTTGCAAAGGAAAAAGTAAGAGAGCCTGAAGCAAAAGAGATTGAATTTGCAAGATTTCAGGCTACTCTTGAGCTTGGGAGTATTTCTATGGTTATGAAGCATTGCAAACAATGCAGGGCTGATGCAGTAGGCAAATTAAATGAAGACTATGAAATATAG